TAATGCATACAAGTGCAAGCCTTACTATCAATGAAAACGCTGATCCAAACGTTCGCAACGATTTTTTTGCATTTACTCAAAGACTCGTACCAGAAAATGAGCCCTACTACACTCATACATTAGAGGGAAGTGAAGATATGCCTGCACATATCAAAAGCAGCCTCTATGGAAATTTTCTTGCAATCCCTATCAATACAGGCCGTTTTGTACTTGGAACATGGCAAGGGATCTACCTTGGTGAGCATCGTGACTTTGCAGGTAATAGAAAAATCTATGTTACATTGATGGGAGAGTAGATGAAAATCGTGGTTTTAGACGCTAAAACACTTGGAGAGGTTGATTTCTCTTTGCTCAATCGCTTTGGCGAAGTCACAGTATATCCTACGACCTCAGACCAACAGAAGCTTCAAAGAATCAAAGATGCCAATATTATCATTACCAATAAAGTAGTTATCGATAAAGAAGCTATCGATATTGCGAAAAATCTACAACTCATCTGCATTGCCGCAACAGGAATGAATAATGTAGACCTTGATTATGCCAAGCAAAAAGGCATAACAGTTAAAAACGTAGTTGGCTACTCAACTGAGAGTGTCGTACAGCATACTTTTGCAATGGCTTTTTACCTCATAGAGCACCTTCCCTACTATGATACCTATGTCAAAAGTGGTAAATGGAGCGAATCTGGGATCTTTACCTGCCTGGATAAGCCCTTTTTTGAAATTTTCAATAAGCGATGGGGCATTATTGGGATGGGAGCAATTGGTAAAAGAGTAGCCCAGGTAGCACAAAGTTTTGGATGTGAGGTGGTCTATCACTCAACAAGCGGGAAAAACCTTGATCATCCCTACACACATCTCGATCTCGATACGCTTCTAGCTACAAGCGATATTATCTCTATTCATGCTCCTTTGAATGAAAAGACAAAAAATCTCATCCAAAAAGAGCAGCTCCTTAAACTCAAAGATAAAGCCATTCTGCTCAATCTCGGTAGAGGTGGTATTATCAATGAAAAAGCACTTGCAACCGTTATAGATCAAAAAGAGATCTATGTGGGACTCGATGTAACCCAAAAGGAGCCGCTCCCAAAAGATTCGCCTCTACTGCAAATAGAAAATAGAGATCGACTCCTCATCACACCCCATATCGCCTGGACAAGCATAGAAGCGAGAGAGAGACTCTTTGCTTCTATCATCAAAAACATAGAGGAGTTTTTAAGTAGTAATTAGTTTTTCTTTTATGCCTCCTCTACCAATCTTGATATAGCGCATTGGGTTTTGGTAGAGGATCTGAGCAGCTTTGAAAGCACGTGAAGCAATTGCTGTCACGTGACCTATGCGACTTACATTATCTATATGCTTATGGCCAGAGAGAGTTAAAATAAGATTAGGATACCTAAAAAGCTGCTCTTGCACCTCTTTTGTATTTTGCAAAACATACTTATGTATATCTTTTGGATCGGTTCCATGCCAATAGTTAAGATATGGATGATGATTTAATATAATGGTAGGCTTACCTTTGTTCAGAGCCTTTTTTGCAAAAGCAATTGTCTCTTTTGTATAGATACCAGCTCCACTATGCTCAATTGTACTATCAAGCCCTAAAATCAGATATCCTTTATGCTCCACCATCCAGTCCCTGCCAGAGACTCTCATCCCTTTTTGATCAAAAAAGAGTCTTGCAAATTCACCAGCATCAATACTATTATCACCTTTTGGAGAGGACTCCTTATTGCCTCTTACACAGTAGCATGGTACTTTCATCTTCTCTATAAAAGCTTTAAATATTTTTGCATCTTTATCACCAGGAACCGTATTATTAAAGTTATCTCCACCAAAGAGAACAAAATCTATATGAGAAAAGCGAGTATTGACAACATCAGCCAGATGCTCCATCGCCTTAACAGTATGAGGCATACTCAGATCCATGTGAGAATCGGTAATGTGAAGAAAGCGAAGCTTTTCATCTTCTTTTGCAAATAATGGAAATGCAAGAGGGAGTGTCAATGTAGCTTTGAGAAAGTCTCTACGTTGCATAGCTGCTTCCTTTTTAGGAAGCATTATACCACAAGACCCCACCCAGATACCCGCGGCGCCCGGACAGCTGCGGTGCTCTGCTGCGTTCCCGCCCTGAAGCTTTGCCGCAACTGTCCGTCGCACGGGTCTGAGCGGAGCGTTCAAAGTAGCAGACTACTCTCAGCGCTCCGCTTGGAAAAGGTATTATACCATAAATCCATGGCGGAGAGAGAGGGATTCGAACCCTCGAGGGGCTGTTAACCCCTACACGCGTTCCAGGCGTGCGCCTTCAACCACTCGGCCATCTCCCCATCAACTTTATGGTAAGCTCGTGATTTTAATTCATGGCGGGGAGGGTGGGATTCGAACCCACGGTAGGCTCATCACCTACGCCGGTTTTCAAGACCGGTGCGTTCAACCAGCTCCGCCACCTCCCCAGAGGCAGCAATAAGTGGAGGCGCCACCCGGATTCGAACCGGGGATCAGAGCTTTGCAGGCTCCTGCCTTAGCCACTTGGCTATGGCGCCGAAAATTGCAGAAGAAATTATACACAAAAAAAATTTAATTTTCTATTATGGTGCCCGAGGCCGGACTTGAACCGGCACGGAGAAAACCTCCGAGGGATTTTAAGTCCCTTGCGTCTACCAATTCCGCCACCCGGGCAGCATAAATCTCTCCACAACATCTATTGGTCTTCACAATGGATGCAGGGCGTGATTTGCTATATCCATGAGAGTTTATGGAGCGGGAGACGGGATTCGAACCCGCGACCCCCTCCTTGGCAAGGAGGTGCTCTAGCCTCTGAGCTACTCCCGCAAATGTTGGAATGAAATTATAGCTAAAAAAGTGCTCTTTGTAAATATGTGGGGGTGTAGTATAATTATCAAAACAAAAAGTTAGGAGAAGTTATGCGAAGTGATGAGATAAAAAAGGGGTATCAACGTGCTCCACACAGAAGTCTTTTACGTGCTGTTGGTCTCAAAGATGAAGATTTTGACAAACCCTTTATCGGTGTTGCCAACTCCTTTATAGAGATAATTCCAGGCCACTTTTTTCTCAATAAATATGCTCAGATTATTAAAGATGAGATCCGCAAGAATGGATGTGTTCCTTTTGAGTTTAATACTATCGGTGTAGATGATGGGATTGCGATGGGGCATGACGGTATGCTCTACTCTCTTCCTAGTCGTGAAATTATCGCTAACTCTATTGAAACAGTTATGAATGCCCATAAGCTTGATGCGATGATTGCAATTCCAAATTGTGACAAGATTACTCCGGGGATGATAATGGGGGCTTTGAGGGTCAATGTCCCTACTATTTTTGTAAGTGGCGGTCCTATGCAAGCAGGACACCTCAGCGATGGCACCCCAATAGATCTAGCAACTGCTTTTGAAGCGGTAGGAAAAGTAGCGCAAGGAGAGATGAGTGAAGAGCAGCTTTATGAGATCGAGTGTGAAGCGTGCCCAAGTGGAGGAAGTTGCTCAGGAATGTTTACAGCAAACTCAATGAATACACTTATGGAAGCGATGGGAATTGCTCTTAAAGGAAACGGTACCATCCTTGCACTCACGCCTGAGCGAGAAGAGCTTTTGCGTCAAGCTGCAAGACGCATCTGCGAAATAACCAAAGACGAGAGTCTCACCGAAAAGTATCGCATCCGCAACATCATCAACGAAAAAGCTGTACACAACGCTTTTGTTGTCGATATGGCCATGGGTGGAAGTACTAACACTGTTTTGCATATGATGGCTATCGCTAAAGAGGCGGGAGTCGATTTTGATCTTGCAAAACTCAATGAAATTAGCAAGCATGTTGCTCACATTGCAAAAATCTCTCCAAGCCTCCAGACAGTACACATGGAAGATATTCATAAAGCTGGTGGGGTGAGTGCAGTGATGAAAGAAGCCAGCAAACGCAGCGATACAGTACTCTACCTCGATAATCCCGTTATTGAAGGAGGCACTGTAGCTGATAGAATCAAAGATGCAAAAGTTCTTGATACCTCTATTATTCACCCTGTTGAAAACCCTTACAGCGAAGTGGGAGGTCTTGCAATTCTTTTTGGAAATCTTGCGCAGGAAGGAGCAGTAGTTAAAACAGCTGGCATAGATCCTAACATGCGAGAGTTTACTGGGAAAGCTATTTGCTTTGATAGTCAGCAAGAGGCTATTGATGGTATTATTGGAGGCAAAGTCAAACCTGGCCATGTAGTAGTAATCCGCTATGAAGGTCCCAAAGGAGGGCCTGGTATGCAAGAGATGCTAGCTCCCACAAGTCTTATAGCCGGTATGAATCTTGGTGATAAAGTTGCTCTCATCACTGATGGACGCTTTAGCGGAGCTACAAGAGGGGCAAGTATCGGCCATGTAAGTCCAGAAGCTGCAGAAGGAGGCGTTATAGGACTCTTGCAAGATGGAGATGAGATCTATATCAACGTAGATACCTATACACTTGAAGTCAAACTCAGTGATAAAGAGCTAGAAGAGCGTCGCAAAAACTTCAAGCCAAAAGTAAAAGATATAAAAGGAAGATGGCTTCGCCAATATAGATCTCTTGTTACAAATGCAGCCCATGGGGCTATTTTAAAAGATGAGTGCTAAGGCTCTTGTAACCTATCGCAGCGCCGCTGCGAGCAGGGTTACACTTCTCGATTCTCTTAAAACCTATCCTTCCATATTGCGAAAAAAAATTAA
The Nitratiruptor tergarcus DSM 16512 genome window above contains:
- a CDS encoding secondary thiamine-phosphate synthase enzyme YjbQ encodes the protein MKIAQKLITLKARPRGFHLITNEILEHLPELSDFHAGIAHLFLMHTSASLTINENADPNVRNDFFAFTQRLVPENEPYYTHTLEGSEDMPAHIKSSLYGNFLAIPINTGRFVLGTWQGIYLGEHRDFAGNRKIYVTLMGE
- a CDS encoding D-2-hydroxyacid dehydrogenase, with amino-acid sequence MKIVVLDAKTLGEVDFSLLNRFGEVTVYPTTSDQQKLQRIKDANIIITNKVVIDKEAIDIAKNLQLICIAATGMNNVDLDYAKQKGITVKNVVGYSTESVVQHTFAMAFYLIEHLPYYDTYVKSGKWSESGIFTCLDKPFFEIFNKRWGIIGMGAIGKRVAQVAQSFGCEVVYHSTSGKNLDHPYTHLDLDTLLATSDIISIHAPLNEKTKNLIQKEQLLKLKDKAILLNLGRGGIINEKALATVIDQKEIYVGLDVTQKEPLPKDSPLLQIENRDRLLITPHIAWTSIEARERLFASIIKNIEEFLSSN
- a CDS encoding metallophosphoesterase family protein — protein: MQRRDFLKATLTLPLAFPLFAKEDEKLRFLHITDSHMDLSMPHTVKAMEHLADVVNTRFSHIDFVLFGGDNFNNTVPGDKDAKIFKAFIEKMKVPCYCVRGNKESSPKGDNSIDAGEFARLFFDQKGMRVSGRDWMVEHKGYLILGLDSTIEHSGAGIYTKETIAFAKKALNKGKPTIILNHHPYLNYWHGTDPKDIHKYVLQNTKEVQEQLFRYPNLILTLSGHKHIDNVSRIGHVTAIASRAFKAAQILYQNPMRYIKIGRGGIKEKLITT
- the ilvD gene encoding dihydroxy-acid dehydratase; amino-acid sequence: MRSDEIKKGYQRAPHRSLLRAVGLKDEDFDKPFIGVANSFIEIIPGHFFLNKYAQIIKDEIRKNGCVPFEFNTIGVDDGIAMGHDGMLYSLPSREIIANSIETVMNAHKLDAMIAIPNCDKITPGMIMGALRVNVPTIFVSGGPMQAGHLSDGTPIDLATAFEAVGKVAQGEMSEEQLYEIECEACPSGGSCSGMFTANSMNTLMEAMGIALKGNGTILALTPEREELLRQAARRICEITKDESLTEKYRIRNIINEKAVHNAFVVDMAMGGSTNTVLHMMAIAKEAGVDFDLAKLNEISKHVAHIAKISPSLQTVHMEDIHKAGGVSAVMKEASKRSDTVLYLDNPVIEGGTVADRIKDAKVLDTSIIHPVENPYSEVGGLAILFGNLAQEGAVVKTAGIDPNMREFTGKAICFDSQQEAIDGIIGGKVKPGHVVVIRYEGPKGGPGMQEMLAPTSLIAGMNLGDKVALITDGRFSGATRGASIGHVSPEAAEGGVIGLLQDGDEIYINVDTYTLEVKLSDKELEERRKNFKPKVKDIKGRWLRQYRSLVTNAAHGAILKDEC